The window CAAGTCGCTCGACGGGCGCCTCTCGAACCCCAAGTTCGTGGAAAAGGCCAAGCCCGAAGCGGTCGAAAAGGCCCGCGCCGACCACGCCCACCACACCGCCGAAGCGCAGCGCCTCGCCGCCGCGCTGGAGCGTCTGGGCTAAGGGTAAAGTCCCATAAGATGCCGGAAGGCCCGCGAAGCTATGCCCGCTTCGCGGGCCTTTCTTTTGGAAAGAAGGAAAGGCGATACAAGGGATTTACCATCCCTTGACCCTGTATACCGGGGCCCCGCAGTGGGTGCCGGACGCGGCAAGCGTGAACTGCGATAGACGGTTTGGGGAGCCCGAGGGCGATGGCCCTCGGAGCACTTCTTCCCTTTTCTTGGCCTCGCTTCGACGATAGGCGGGAGCGATGATGGACATTCCCTGGGACCAGCCCGCGACGCTCATCGATCTCGACGGCAAGACGCCGGTGATCGGATCCTTCCTCGAATGCGTGATGCACTTCTCGCTGTTCAAGCCCTTCGCCAAGGAGCAGGCGCGCATCCTCCTGACGCGCCCGGTATTCAAGCCGGGCCGCAAGACCCGCGCCTGGATCCTGAACCCGGACGAGATCAAGCTGATCGTCGACCGGCTCAACCGCGAGCGCGCCGAAGGCAAGGACCTCCCCCCGCACCCGGGCGGCTGAAACCCGGTCTTCAACGCCGCCCGGCCTTAGGCGCGAGCCGGGGGGCGCGATCCGCGTACGGGGCCGCCCTTTCAGTGATACGGTTCGCACGCGATCCCATCTGCATCCCTGTCCAACTCCGATCGATAGCCAGGCTCGTAACTATAGATCGGGGCAGTCCCTGCCGCGCGAGCATCGTTGCAGTCTCGCCACCAATCGCCTGCTTGCGGCTTCCGGGTGCGGGCATCCAAAGACGAGCTTATCTCAATCCACGTTTCCCCGATCCAGGTCCTAACCTCGGGAACGGACAGGGCACCAAGGCACAGGCCCAAAGCTCCTGCGAACAAGATGACCTTCACCAACACCATCGAATAAGGCGCGGTTTCAGCCATTCGAACGAAGACGCGCCTCACCGATGCCATCGCTTGGCGACTGCTCTTGAAATTCCTGCTCACGGATGAACAGTAATTCAAAATTCGTAAACACTGCACTTCATCCTAATGACACGCCGAGTTCGTGAATGAGGAAGCGCATATGACTACCCTCTTCACTTACTTTTCGCCGCGAATGGTCAGCGCGTCCCAGCTCGCCCAGTCGATGGTGCGGCCCGGATAGGCGACGCGGGCGAAGGGCCAGTCCTTCGCCATCCAGCCGCGCACGAAGGCGTAGAGTTCGTCCTCGAACCCGGCCTCGTATTCGGCCTTGGTCACCCACAGGCGCACCACCGCGTCGTAGCCGGGGACGGGGCTGGGCTGGACGTAGACACAGCCGCGTTCGCGCGTGCCGTCGGGGGTGAGGACGGCGTAGGCGAACGAGGTGCGCGCGGCAAAGCGGGCCTGTTCGGTCTCCATGTCGGTCAGGGCCTCGGCATCGGTGATGCCCTCGTGCGGCCAGGCGGTGCTGCGGGTAAAGGTCTGCTGGAGGTGCGCGATCGAGGACATGTAGGCCGCCTTGTCGATCGCGGCGAGTTCGGGAGCGAGCGGGACGATCTGGAAGCCCTCCCCCACCGCGCGCGTGGGGACCGCAAAGTCGGCGGGAACAAGGGATGGCTTGGCCGGTGCCTCGGCCGCCATGGCGGCGGTGCTGAGCAAGGGTGCCCCTGCACCCAGCACCAGCGCGAGTCCCGCCAGCGCCCGTCCCAGTCCCGCCATTTCCTCGCCTCCGCTTCATTATCACCAATTTCCACATTGGTAATATCGAAAGCTGGGAAAGCAAAAGCATTTTCCTACACGCGCCAAACCTGACACAGTCCCGGCCATGCTGCCCTGCCCGCGAATTTTCTTGCAAAACCGCGCAAAAGCGCCTCTTGGGCGGCCGTGCAGGTGCCACCCTTGGACAGTGTCAACCGTGTCAACCTGCGCCACCCCGTAACCATCCCCTATTCGCGACTGAAGCGCCCGCCATGCTGACCCTTGCCACCACCACGCCCTCAGAACCGGAAATCTTCGCCTCCTTGCAGGGCGAAGGGGCGAGCGTGGGCAAGCCCAGCACTTTCGTGCGCCTCTCGCGCTGCAACCTCGCCTGCCACTGGTGCGACACCGCCTACACCTGGCGCTTTTCGGGCGACAACCGCCCGCACACCGACGGCCTCGACTTCGCGCGCGAAGCGAACCAGGTGAAGCTGGAGGAGGCCGAGGTCGCGCAGATGGTCGCCGCGCTCAAGCCCGACCGGCTCGTCCTGACCGGCGGCGAGCCGCTGCTCCAGGGCGCGGCGCTGGCGCGCATGGTGGCGGCGCTCAAGGAGCTGCGCGGCGAATTTCACGTCGAGATCGAGACCAACGGGTCAGTGGCCCCGCATCCCGCGCTCGATCCGCTGATCGACCAGTTCAACGTCAGCCCGAAACTGGCGCACAGCGGCAACCCGGCCAGCCTCGCGCTCATCCCCGAGCGCCTCGCCGCTTACGCCGCCGATCCGCGCGCCTTCTTCAAGTTCGTGATCGCCGAGCGATCAGACATCGAAGAAGTTCTTGGCCTTGTCGCGGCCCACTCCATCCTGCCCTCGCGCGTCTTTCTGATGCCGGAAGGGCGCGACAGCGCGACCTTGCGCGCGCGGGCACGCTGGCTGGGCGACCTATGCGCAGAGCACGGGTTCAACTTTACCGACCGCCTCCACATTCACCTGTGGGGCGACACGCGCGGCACCTGAGCGATGGCGCGCCATCGCGCACCAGGCACCGCATCTGGGATGGGACATATGAACGAAGCATCGCCGATACCCGAAGGGGAATGGGAACCGGGTGAGGACGCGGCCCACCCGCCCAAGGCCGGGGCGATGCAGGGGGACCTGACGCAGGGCCCGATCCTGAAGACACTGATGCTCTTCTCGCTCCCGATGCTGCTTTCCAACGTGCTCCAGACGCTCAACGGCTCGGTCAACGCGATCTGGGTCGGGCGCCTCATCGGCGAGAGCGCGCTGGCCGCGACCGCCAACGCCAACGTCATCATGTTCCTGCTCTTTGCCGCCGTCTTCGGCTTCTCGATGGCGACCACGGTGCGCGTCGGGCAAAGCTTTGGCGCGCGTGACCTGGTCGCCGCACGCCGCACCTTCGGCAGCGGCGTCGGCTTCTGTTCGGTCGTCGCCGCGCTCACCGGCCTTGCCGGCTGGTTCCTGGCCGACACCCTCCTTGACCTCATGAGCACGCCGGGCGCCAGCAAGGCCCAGGCGCTGGCCTACCTGCAGGTGATCTTCATCACCCTGCCCTTCGGCTCGGTCTCGATGATGGTCTCGATGGGGATGCGCGGTGCGGGCGATTCGCGCAGCCCGCTCTACGCCATGATCATGGTCGTCCTGCTCGACATCGGCCTCAACCCGGTGCTCATCATGGGCGCGGGGCCACTGCCCGAGCTGGGCATCGCGGGCTCGGCCATCGCCACGGCCATCGCGAACCTGGGCGGCCTCGTCTTCCTCATCTGGCGCATCTACCGCCACGACCTGCCGATGCGCCTGCGCGGTCCGGAACTGGGCTTCCTGCGCCCGCGCCGCGACGAGCTGGCCTATATCGTCACTAAGGGCCTGCCGATGGGCGCGCAGATGCTGCTCGTCTCCTCGGCCGGGCTCATCATGATCGGCCTCGTCAACCAGCTCGGCCTCAACGCATCGGCGGCCTACGGCGCCTCGCTGCAACTCTGGAACTACCTGCAGATGCCCGCCTTTGCGATGGGCACCGCGGTCAGCGCCATGGTCGCCCAGGCGATCGGCGCGGACAACCACGAACGCGTCGATGCCGTCGCCAATGTCGGCATGATCGCCAACCTCGTGCTGACGACCGCCATGGCCGCGCTGATCGTAGGTTTCGACCGCCCGCTGCTTTCGCTGTTCCTGGGATGGGACAGCCCGGCGATGCCGATTGCCGAGCACATCCAGCTGATCTGCACCGCCTCGTTCGTGATCGTCTCGGTGACGATGATCATCCAGGGCACGCTGCGCGCCTACGGCGTCGTCATCGCCCCGCTCATCATCATGGGCATCGGTCTCTACCCGGGCCGCCTGGGCTTCTACTACCTGCTCGAGCCGCAGCTGGCGGGCGATGCGGTCTGGTGGTCCTTCCCGTTCGGCTCGGTGGTCACCGTCGCGCTCACCATGGCGTACTACCTCATGGTCGACTGGCGAAAGAACCGCTGAGAAACGCGAAAGGGCGCGCGAAGGGAAGTCCCTCGCACGCCCTCTCTCCTGAAGTCCCAGCGGAAGGGGCGGTTCAGCGCCCCTGCGCGCGCCAGCGCTGGACGGTGCGCGCGACCATCTCCTCTTCGCCGCCCGCCTGACTCCACAGATCGGTGAAGGACGGGTCGGCCGAGGCCGGACGCTTGTATTCCTCCAGATCGTCGAAGCGCACGCGCATCGGGATCGCGGTGCCCTCACCGCAGATGATGCACTCGCGGTTGCGCAGGGCCGGGATCGAGTCGAGGAAGCCGCGCGCGCCTTCGGGCATCGCCGCACGCACGAAGGCCTGGTCGCGGTCGTTGTTGAGACGCATCGAGATGATCGTGCCGCACTGCGAGAGCACGCCCTCGGCAAGGTCGGACGGGCGCTGGGTGATGAGGCCCAGCGAAATGCCGTACTTACGCCCTTCCTTGGCGATGCGCGACAGGATGCGCCCGACCGAGGAGCCATCCGCGTTGCGCTCGTTGGGGACGTAGCGGTGCGCTTCCTCGCAGACGAGGAGGATCGGGCGGGTCTGTTCATCGCGCGCCCAGACCGCAAAGTCGAAGACGAGACGCGAGAGCACGGCAACCACGGTGCTGGTGATCTCGGTCGGCACGCCCGACACGTCGATGATCGAGATCGGCCGCCCGCGCGAGGGCAGGCGGAAGATCTTGCCGATGAAGTCGGTCATCGTGTCGCCCACCAGCATCCCTGAGAACATGAACTGGTAGCGCGGGTCGGTCTTGAGCTCATCAAGGCGGTTCTTGATGCGCATGTAGGGCGCGCTGGAGTGCCCCTTGTCGAGCTTGCCCATCGCGTTGTTGAGGATGTTGGAGAGGTCCGAGAGCAGGTAGGGGACCGGCGAATCCACCGTCAGCTTGCCCAGCTTCTCGGCGAGACGGTTCTTCGAGCGGGCCTCCAGCAGCGCGCGGCCCAGGATCTCGGAATCAAGCTGGCGCTCGTCCCCGGTGGTCGAGAGGAGGATCTCGCAGTGCTCCTCGAAGTTCATCAGCCAGTAGGGCATCTGCAGGTTCGAGACATCGAGGATGATGCCCGAATTGCGGAACGCGGCCGAGTACTCACCGTGCGGGTCGACCATGATGATATGGCCTTCGGGCGCGTGTTCGCAGATCCGGTGGAGGATCAGCGCGGCGCTGGTCGACTTGCCGGTACCGGTCGAACCGAGGAGGGCAAAGTGCTTGCCGAGCAGCGCGTCGACGTAGAGACCTGCGCGGATATCCTTGGTCGGAAACACCTTGCCGATGCCGATGCTGGCACGCCCGTCGCTCGAATAGATCTGCTGGAGGTCCTGGCTGGTCGCGGGATAGACCGGCGCTCCGGGGATGGGGTAGGCCGTGACACCGCGGCGGAAGCCGTGGATGCGGCCGGTCAGGCGTTCTTCCTCGCCTTCGCCGAGGAAGTCGACGTCGGCAACGATGCCTCCACTGACCGAGCCATCCTGCTTCTGGTTGCGCACGCTGGCCAAGAGCCAGCCGTTGCCCACGCGCACCTTGACCTGGCTGCCGACCTGCCCGGAGATCGAAACCGAAGGGTCCTCTTCCTGCGCGATATCGGTAAGACGGCCGAGGTCGAAGGCGATGCGGCTGCCCGAACCGCCGATCTCGACGATGTAGCCGATCGGCTCACGCGCCGAGGAACGCGCCTGCGAGGCGGTTGCCTGCGGATTTGCCGCCTGCGCGCCGGCTCCGCCCGGGACCGCACCGAAACCACCCATATCCATCTGATTCATCGCACACCGAAAGCTGCTGAAGGCCGAAACCTGTATCGATTTCAGCCTAGAAGACAGGCGGTTAATGTAAGCCTAAACCGATGCCTTGTAGGGCCGCTTTCCAGCTCGCCCAAGCCCCGGATCAGCCCCCGGATCAGACCAGCGCGAAGAGGCGGCCGGCGAGCCAGCCCATGCCAACTGAAACGAAGACGGCCAGCAGACCATAGGCAAAGCCCCAGTTCTGGGAGAAGTCGGCAATCGCGCGCTCGATGCCAAGCTTGCGCACCTCGACATCGCTGCTCGCCGAGGCGACCACGCGCCCCTCGCTGATCGCGAAGGTTTCGGCGGTGTAGCGCCCGATGGGTACCTGCGAGGGCAGGCGAATGCGTGCCTGGTAGAGGACCTGCTCGCTGACGCTGACGCCGCCCTCATCCTCGCGGTAGAGCCCGGCATCGACGTTGCGCGCGACGAGGCCAGCGGAAAAGCGGGCCTGCTCCTCGGGATCGATCGCGCCGATGGGAGAGAGCTGCAGCCACTGCAGGCCCAGCTCGTAGATCGCGGCGGTCTTCTCATCGACGATATCGGCAATGGGCCGGGTCGAGGCGACGGCATAGTAGGACGGGGCCGAGCGCAGTTCCGTGCTCGCCGCGTTGACCCAGATCCCGGCGACCTTCTGCTTCTCGCGCAGCACCACCGACTGGGTCGGCCCCTTGAGCACGACGACGATATCGTAGTCCTGCGCCGCGCGCGAACCTTCGGGCGTCAGCACCGCGCCAAAAAGCAGAAGGTCGGTGCCGTTGAAGCCCTGCTGCAGGTTGATCTGGTGCTGCGAGACTTCCGTCACGAGAATGGGATCGCGCGCGCCGCCCAGGAACACGAACGCGCACAGCGCCAGAAGGGAAACAAGCAGCCGGTTCACAGCGGCGCCACGGTGTAGATGTCGTCGGGAATGTAGGTGAGCCCGAAGGCCATGCGCAGCGCAACCAGCAGCACGATGACCGCCAGCACCAGGCGCAGCTTTACAGGACTGCTCTTCTGGGCGAACTGCGAGCCGACCTGCGCGCCCGTGACCGAGCCGAACAGCAGCATCGAGGCCAGGACGATGTCGACCGCCTGCGTGGTCAGCGCGTGCATCATCGTCGTCGCGATGGTGGTGAAGAGGATCTGCCACAGGCTCGTGCCGACCACCACGTTGGCGCTCATGCCCAGGATGTAGAGCATTGCGGGAACCAGAATGAAGCCTCCGCCAATGCCCATCAGCATCGTCAGGATACCCACCGCGCAGCCCAGCAGCAGCGGGGCCAGCGGCGAGATGTAGAGCCCCGAGCGGTAGAAGCGCCAGCGCATCGGGAGGCTGGCGACCATGGGATGGTGGCGGCGCTTCTTCGCCGCGATCTTCGTGCCCGAGCGCTCGGCCCGGATCGCCTGGATGCTCTCCTTGGCCATGAGCCCGCCGATCGAGCCCAGGAGCAGGACATAGAGAATGCTGATGACGGTATCGATCTGGCCGATCCGCTCGAGCAGGCGGAACAGCAGCGCGCCGATCCCGGTGCCGATGATGCCGCCCACCACCATCACCGTACCGATGTGGTAGTCCACACCGCCCCGGCGCGACTGGAAGAACACGCCCGACACGCTGGCCCCGGTCACCTGGCTGGCCGCCGAGGCGGCCGCGACCGTGGGCGGAATGCCGTAGAAGATCATCAGGGGGGTCGTCAGGAAGCCGCCGCCCACGCCGAACATCCCCGAGAGGATACCCGTGAGTGCCCCCAGCCCGACGATGACGAAGCCGTTGACCGAAAGGTTCGCGATGGGAAGGTAGACGTCCATACCGCTTTTCTCGCTACCGCAGCGGGGCTTGCGTGAAAAGGCGCTTGTGCCCGGTCAGGTTCCCGAAAGGGCGATAAAGTCTCAGAAACCTGCCGACAGGGTTACCGCAGGGCCCGAGCCGGGCTCGGCATCGCCGGCCATGCGCTGGCGCCAGTCGAGCGCGAGGCGCCCGAACATCCTGTTGTTGAGCGGCATCGTGATCAGCGCCGAGGGGCCTGCATCGACCCGCCAGGCTCCCTTCTGCGCGCCCGCCCAGACACCCGCGCCCAGACGCGCCTCGACCTTGCCGACCCTCACGACACCTTTGTCGAGCCGCGCCTGGCCATCCCCGAATGCGGTCGCGTACCTGCCGGCCACGTAGCCTGCCTGGCCATAGGCCTCGGCTCGAAAGTCGCCGGGCAGAAGCAGTGGTGCGAAACGCGTGGTGACCAGCGCGGCGCCCTGGACCCGGTTGCCGCCGATCCCATTGACCAGCCGCCCTTCCAGTGCCGCATCGAGAGGAAGGCCCGGAACAGGGCGTGCCGATATGCCCAGCGCGGCGGCGGTTTCGGACACCTCGCCCAGCGCCGAAGTCGTGCGCATGTAGAGCTGGGGCTGCCAGGCGCTCTTGAGCGCCAGGCGATAGCGAAGGACCGCGCCTGCCTGGCTTCCGCCATAGGTGGGGGGCAGCGGCGCGGCGCCCAGTCCGCTCGCGGATTTTCCGCGCACGAGAGCCCAGGCATCGGCCGACCAGCGTCGTGGCTTTGCCCGCTCCTCGCCCGCAGCGTCCTGACCTGCGCCGGGACGGGTGGCGACCTTCGCATCCGGCAAGGCATCGCCCGAAGGCGCCGGAGCGTAACCGGGGGGCATGGGATCCCCCTCGCCAAACCCCATGCGCCCGGGCGCAAGATAGTACCCCTCCCCGCCGCCTGGTCCGAGCGTGCCACGCCCTGCCCTGGCGCCTTCCTCCTGCGGGAGCGCCACGCGCGCAGGTCCCCTGTGCGCGGCCAGCGTCACGCGGCGGGTGTCGAGCAGGACCGTCACGAGTTCGGCAAGGTCGATCCCGCCGGAGACCTGCCTCTCCCTCTCCGATCCGCCGAGCGCGGGATCGATCTGCGCAAACGACTGAGGCCCTGCCAGCCGCAGGGGCGCGCCCTCGCCAACCGGTTGCGCCTCGGACACGGCTCGCTGGCCAGGTACCGGCGCCACCGTGCGCGGCACGCCCACTGCCAGGAGCGAGACCGGGTCCAACGCGGCAACACGTCCCCCCAGCCACCCGGCGACAAGCGCCACGAACACGACGAGGGGCTGCCCCCGGTTGCGCCGCGCCGCGGTCATGCGCGCGCTCTCCCGTGATGGGCCGCGTGCTCGGCGTGCTGGGTCTTGTCCCAGGTCGGCATGGTGCCCTGCAAACTGCGCACATAGGCGGCAAGGGCGCGGCGTCCGGCCATGATCGCGATCACGTTCGCCACCGGTATCCGGGCAATCGCGCAAAGCCCCTCGCCAAGACCATATTCGGACGCGGTGAAGGCGAACCGGTTGGCCACGCGCCAGGCAAACGCCCATAGGCACACCAACAGCAGGCCCTCCAGAAGCGGCGGAAACGGCACGCGCGTATAGACGCCGCCCAGCCAGGCCCCCGCCAGAAGCGTCTCGGTCAGGAGCAGCGCGTAGGAACAGGCCAGCACGAGCGCGGACAGAGGCCCGCGCCGGTCACGCAGGACCATCCAGGCATCGCGCAGCCGCGCATCCCAGCCGAGCCGGTCCCAGCCCTGGAAGGCGATGCCCAGAATCCAGCGCGTCTTCTGCCGAACCGAGGCCTGCAGGCTGGCCGGAAAGCACGCCCGTGTCGCCACCAGTTCGCCATCGGCATCGCGCACCCGCAGGAACCGTGAACGCCCCCCCTCACGCTGCACGAGCAGGCCCATCTCGTAGTCTTCGGTGAGGCATTCGCAGGCAAAGGGCCCCTGGGCATCGGCCGCCATGCGCACTCTGGCGATGCGATCCAGCATTCCGCGTCCAAAAGCGCATCCCACACCTGCAGCCGGGATGCCCAGGCCCAGGGCATCGCGCACGACCATCCCCTTGGCATGCGATTCGGTGAACTCGTCGCAGTAATGGCCGCTGACCCAGCGCGACCCGCGCACCGGCTCGGGACGTACCGGCAACTGCACGTAATCGGCCGTAGCCAGTGCCCGATCATAGACGGCGAGTTCCGCCGGATGGACCATGTCCTCGGAATCGTGGAGTACAAGAAAGCCAAAGCGCGCGCCGCGGCGCTGCTCGTCGAGGCACAGCGCGGCGTAGAGACGATTGAGGCAATCGGCCTTGGTGGTGGGACCGGCGCTGGCATGAATCACCACGCGCACGCGCGGATCGCCTCCCGCCGCCGCCATCGCCGCCGTGATGGTGCCCGGATCGTTCGCGTAGCAACCGATATAGAGGATATAGCCCTGTTGCGGCCAGGCGCCGAGCGCATGGCGGATGGTATGCGCGATGACCTGCTCTTCGTGCCAGGCCGCAATGAGGATGGCCGCCTCTGCGCGCAGCGGAGCACGGGCCTGCAGGGCCGTGATCGAACCCTCGCGGGCCTTGCCGCGAAGCTTGATCGCGATCCACAGGCCATCCACCAGAAGGTCGTCGAGTGCGCCCAGCACGAACCAGAACGCGCAGAACAGGAGGAGTTCCCGCTCGAAGGTTGCGAGCCAGGCCACTACCGTGTTCACAGCTTCCAGTTCCGCCACGATCACCCCCGTCGCACGTTTGGGCACGTCGGCGCGCACATGCACCGCCCCCTCAATGCTTAGGGAAAAGCCTAGGCCAGACTGGTTAATATCAAACCCGTAATATGGGATATGAAGGAAAGTTAACCCTTAAAGAAAAAAGGGGAGGCGAAACCTGCTTGGCCGCCTCCCCTTTTCGGGCCCTCTATTACCAGGAGCCGGTGTTTTCCATGCTGAGCCAGGGT is drawn from Novosphingobium decolorationis and contains these coding sequences:
- a CDS encoding 7-carboxy-7-deazaguanine synthase QueE, yielding MLTLATTTPSEPEIFASLQGEGASVGKPSTFVRLSRCNLACHWCDTAYTWRFSGDNRPHTDGLDFAREANQVKLEEAEVAQMVAALKPDRLVLTGGEPLLQGAALARMVAALKELRGEFHVEIETNGSVAPHPALDPLIDQFNVSPKLAHSGNPASLALIPERLAAYAADPRAFFKFVIAERSDIEEVLGLVAAHSILPSRVFLMPEGRDSATLRARARWLGDLCAEHGFNFTDRLHIHLWGDTRGT
- a CDS encoding glycosyl transferase family protein, which encodes MHVRADVPKRATGVIVAELEAVNTVVAWLATFERELLLFCAFWFVLGALDDLLVDGLWIAIKLRGKAREGSITALQARAPLRAEAAILIAAWHEEQVIAHTIRHALGAWPQQGYILYIGCYANDPGTITAAMAAAGGDPRVRVVIHASAGPTTKADCLNRLYAALCLDEQRRGARFGFLVLHDSEDMVHPAELAVYDRALATADYVQLPVRPEPVRGSRWVSGHYCDEFTESHAKGMVVRDALGLGIPAAGVGCAFGRGMLDRIARVRMAADAQGPFACECLTEDYEMGLLVQREGGRSRFLRVRDADGELVATRACFPASLQASVRQKTRWILGIAFQGWDRLGWDARLRDAWMVLRDRRGPLSALVLACSYALLLTETLLAGAWLGGVYTRVPFPPLLEGLLLVCLWAFAWRVANRFAFTASEYGLGEGLCAIARIPVANVIAIMAGRRALAAYVRSLQGTMPTWDKTQHAEHAAHHGRARA
- a CDS encoding excalibur calcium-binding domain-containing protein, whose translation is MASVRRVFVRMAETAPYSMVLVKVILFAGALGLCLGALSVPEVRTWIGETWIEISSSLDARTRKPQAGDWWRDCNDARAAGTAPIYSYEPGYRSELDRDADGIACEPYH
- a CDS encoding TIGR02186 family protein, whose product is MNRLLVSLLALCAFVFLGGARDPILVTEVSQHQINLQQGFNGTDLLLFGAVLTPEGSRAAQDYDIVVVLKGPTQSVVLREKQKVAGIWVNAASTELRSAPSYYAVASTRPIADIVDEKTAAIYELGLQWLQLSPIGAIDPEEQARFSAGLVARNVDAGLYREDEGGVSVSEQVLYQARIRLPSQVPIGRYTAETFAISEGRVVASASSDVEVRKLGIERAIADFSQNWGFAYGLLAVFVSVGMGWLAGRLFALV
- a CDS encoding MATE family efflux transporter; this translates as MNEASPIPEGEWEPGEDAAHPPKAGAMQGDLTQGPILKTLMLFSLPMLLSNVLQTLNGSVNAIWVGRLIGESALAATANANVIMFLLFAAVFGFSMATTVRVGQSFGARDLVAARRTFGSGVGFCSVVAALTGLAGWFLADTLLDLMSTPGASKAQALAYLQVIFITLPFGSVSMMVSMGMRGAGDSRSPLYAMIMVVLLDIGLNPVLIMGAGPLPELGIAGSAIATAIANLGGLVFLIWRIYRHDLPMRLRGPELGFLRPRRDELAYIVTKGLPMGAQMLLVSSAGLIMIGLVNQLGLNASAAYGASLQLWNYLQMPAFAMGTAVSAMVAQAIGADNHERVDAVANVGMIANLVLTTAMAALIVGFDRPLLSLFLGWDSPAMPIAEHIQLICTASFVIVSVTMIIQGTLRAYGVVIAPLIIMGIGLYPGRLGFYYLLEPQLAGDAVWWSFPFGSVVTVALTMAYYLMVDWRKNR
- a CDS encoding sulfite exporter TauE/SafE family protein — encoded protein: MDVYLPIANLSVNGFVIVGLGALTGILSGMFGVGGGFLTTPLMIFYGIPPTVAAASAASQVTGASVSGVFFQSRRGGVDYHIGTVMVVGGIIGTGIGALLFRLLERIGQIDTVISILYVLLLGSIGGLMAKESIQAIRAERSGTKIAAKKRRHHPMVASLPMRWRFYRSGLYISPLAPLLLGCAVGILTMLMGIGGGFILVPAMLYILGMSANVVVGTSLWQILFTTIATTMMHALTTQAVDIVLASMLLFGSVTGAQVGSQFAQKSSPVKLRLVLAVIVLLVALRMAFGLTYIPDDIYTVAPL
- a CDS encoding twin-arginine translocation pathway signal protein: MAGLGRALAGLALVLGAGAPLLSTAAMAAEAPAKPSLVPADFAVPTRAVGEGFQIVPLAPELAAIDKAAYMSSIAHLQQTFTRSTAWPHEGITDAEALTDMETEQARFAARTSFAYAVLTPDGTRERGCVYVQPSPVPGYDAVVRLWVTKAEYEAGFEDELYAFVRGWMAKDWPFARVAYPGRTIDWASWDALTIRGEK
- a CDS encoding ATP-binding protein, with the translated sequence MDMGGFGAVPGGAGAQAANPQATASQARSSAREPIGYIVEIGGSGSRIAFDLGRLTDIAQEEDPSVSISGQVGSQVKVRVGNGWLLASVRNQKQDGSVSGGIVADVDFLGEGEEERLTGRIHGFRRGVTAYPIPGAPVYPATSQDLQQIYSSDGRASIGIGKVFPTKDIRAGLYVDALLGKHFALLGSTGTGKSTSAALILHRICEHAPEGHIIMVDPHGEYSAAFRNSGIILDVSNLQMPYWLMNFEEHCEILLSTTGDERQLDSEILGRALLEARSKNRLAEKLGKLTVDSPVPYLLSDLSNILNNAMGKLDKGHSSAPYMRIKNRLDELKTDPRYQFMFSGMLVGDTMTDFIGKIFRLPSRGRPISIIDVSGVPTEITSTVVAVLSRLVFDFAVWARDEQTRPILLVCEEAHRYVPNERNADGSSVGRILSRIAKEGRKYGISLGLITQRPSDLAEGVLSQCGTIISMRLNNDRDQAFVRAAMPEGARGFLDSIPALRNRECIICGEGTAIPMRVRFDDLEEYKRPASADPSFTDLWSQAGGEEEMVARTVQRWRAQGR